From Salinibacterium sp. ZJ450, one genomic window encodes:
- a CDS encoding acyltransferase family protein yields MKGTLAFAQTRPAIRPELQALRALAVLAVILFHLWPETFPGGYVGVDVFFVISGFLITGHLMREVDATGSVNLGRFWARRVRRLLPAALLVLAATLVATLLFLPQATWQRILAEIAAASTYMLNWVLAANAVDYFAAENAASAVQHYWSLSVEEQFYLVWPLLLLVMVGAAKWRKKSPRTLFTIAVLVIGALSLGYSIWYSYAAPSAAYFSTFTHGWEFAAGAFVALRCPVPSAGRNRVRAVLVWVGIAIILACCFLFTGATVFPGWIAIIPVFAVLLVLVAGNTPGTRVLSLRPVQALGDLSYSAYLWHWPLIVVAPFVLGGELQLADQFALLAITLVLAWMTKRFVEDPARTSGAFAVKRRRAFAFAIAGALVILAGSAVPWAIVNERTAAAVAQADGVAQRALSAEERCFGAAAALSGAVCASLHTLDEDLAFATQPVAANDATLSLGGTLTASEYGAPDAEITIALIGDSHAAHYIPAVAEIADENNWRVLLLKQNNCSPSTATWSSTWPSDMADGCQQWRKDLHDYLPGNDEIDVIVTSSVAPRYGRTETTEVQTQAANAFTEMWAAWIEGGKSVVVIADVPGPGEEVGEARECIEAHPGVVDPCTAPRSVVLERDAMVVAATSDPKDGLSLVDLTDAYCDEDTCHTVVGGLIVYGGGAHISRLFALSLIPYLQPAIGQAVGLDQ; encoded by the coding sequence TTGAAGGGCACACTGGCCTTCGCGCAAACGCGTCCGGCGATTCGACCGGAGCTCCAAGCTCTTCGCGCGCTGGCCGTTCTCGCTGTCATCCTCTTCCATCTGTGGCCCGAAACCTTCCCCGGCGGCTATGTGGGCGTTGACGTGTTCTTCGTGATATCCGGTTTCCTCATCACCGGCCACCTAATGCGAGAAGTCGACGCCACGGGCAGCGTCAACCTCGGTCGGTTCTGGGCACGACGGGTGCGACGTCTGCTCCCCGCAGCACTGCTCGTCCTCGCCGCAACACTCGTTGCCACGCTGCTGTTCCTGCCGCAAGCGACTTGGCAGCGAATCCTGGCGGAGATCGCAGCCGCCTCGACTTACATGCTGAATTGGGTGCTCGCCGCCAACGCCGTGGACTATTTTGCGGCTGAGAACGCTGCCAGCGCGGTTCAGCACTACTGGTCCCTGTCAGTCGAGGAACAGTTCTACCTCGTTTGGCCGTTGCTTCTGTTGGTCATGGTCGGCGCGGCGAAATGGCGCAAAAAGAGCCCTCGCACGCTATTCACAATCGCTGTGCTCGTGATCGGCGCACTGTCGCTCGGATACTCGATCTGGTATAGCTACGCTGCGCCGTCGGCCGCATATTTCTCCACTTTTACTCACGGTTGGGAGTTCGCGGCAGGCGCTTTCGTGGCGCTGAGGTGCCCAGTGCCGTCGGCAGGCAGAAATCGGGTGCGCGCGGTCTTGGTATGGGTGGGCATCGCGATCATCCTCGCCTGCTGCTTTCTCTTTACGGGCGCTACGGTCTTTCCCGGCTGGATCGCGATCATCCCGGTGTTTGCCGTGCTCCTCGTGCTCGTCGCAGGGAACACGCCCGGCACACGCGTGCTGTCATTGCGCCCCGTTCAAGCCCTTGGAGATCTGTCGTACTCGGCCTACCTATGGCATTGGCCGCTCATAGTTGTCGCCCCATTCGTCCTGGGCGGTGAGCTTCAACTCGCGGATCAGTTCGCTTTACTTGCGATCACTTTGGTGCTTGCGTGGATGACGAAGCGTTTTGTCGAGGATCCCGCTCGGACGTCGGGCGCCTTTGCGGTAAAGCGGCGGCGGGCATTCGCATTTGCGATCGCTGGAGCACTTGTCATTCTTGCGGGCAGCGCGGTTCCCTGGGCCATCGTGAACGAGCGCACTGCCGCTGCGGTCGCACAGGCCGACGGCGTTGCACAGCGTGCATTATCAGCGGAGGAAAGGTGTTTCGGAGCCGCAGCGGCGCTCTCTGGAGCGGTGTGCGCGTCCTTGCACACGCTGGACGAGGACCTGGCTTTCGCAACGCAGCCCGTCGCAGCAAACGACGCCACTCTTAGTCTCGGGGGCACCCTCACTGCGTCCGAGTACGGCGCCCCCGACGCGGAAATAACCATCGCCCTGATTGGGGACTCCCATGCCGCCCATTACATCCCCGCAGTTGCCGAGATTGCGGACGAGAACAATTGGCGAGTCCTGCTTCTGAAGCAGAACAATTGTTCGCCATCGACCGCAACATGGTCGTCAACCTGGCCGAGTGACATGGCGGACGGCTGCCAACAGTGGCGCAAGGACTTGCATGACTACCTTCCGGGCAACGACGAGATCGACGTCATCGTCACCTCCTCTGTCGCGCCACGATATGGCCGAACCGAAACCACTGAGGTGCAAACGCAGGCCGCGAACGCTTTCACCGAGATGTGGGCGGCCTGGATCGAGGGCGGCAAGAGCGTGGTGGTGATTGCAGACGTGCCCGGCCCCGGCGAAGAGGTCGGGGAAGCGCGCGAATGCATTGAAGCACACCCCGGGGTGGTGGATCCTTGCACCGCGCCACGAAGCGTTGTGCTCGAGCGCGACGCAATGGTCGTGGCCGCCACCTCCGACCCAAAAGACGGTCTGTCTTTGGTCGATCTCACTGACGCCTATTGTGACGAGGACACATGCCACACGGTTGTCGGAGGCTTGATCGTCTACGGCGGCGGCGCTCACATTTCGAGGCTGTTTGCGTTGAGTCTCATCCCGTACTTGCAACCGGCAATCGGACAGGCCGTCGGTCTTGATCAATGA
- a CDS encoding acyl-CoA dehydrogenase family protein produces MSFSPIPSDFYGFENQLTDPEKAHLLRLREYLERDVKPIVNDYWNRDEFPTEIIKGLADVQAVGLGWEETRPFENSAVFRGWVALEMARVDASVGTYVGVQNGLVMGTIGVCGSAEQRAEWLPKFASGEVVGAFGLTEPLSGSDSAQGLRTTARRDGEQWVLNGAKRWIGNATFNDVTIIWAKDVADDQVKGFLVDTGSEGYTATKIKNKQSLRIVQNADITLENVVVPETMRLQKANSFKDTASVLRLTRADVAWAAVGNAIGAYEAAVRYAGDREQFGRPIGGHQLVQDLLVKSLGNITASLALVVQVSRMLDEGTQRDEHSALAKAFTTARMRETVAWCRELFGGNGIVTDYDVIRHFADAESLYSYEGTREMNTLIVGRSITGQAAFV; encoded by the coding sequence ATGTCCTTCTCCCCCATACCGAGCGACTTCTACGGGTTCGAGAACCAGCTGACCGACCCGGAGAAGGCGCACCTGCTGCGGCTGCGGGAGTACCTCGAGCGTGACGTCAAGCCGATCGTGAACGACTACTGGAATCGTGACGAGTTCCCCACCGAGATCATCAAGGGCCTGGCCGATGTGCAGGCGGTCGGTCTCGGCTGGGAGGAAACCCGCCCGTTCGAGAACTCTGCGGTGTTCCGCGGCTGGGTGGCGCTCGAGATGGCGCGCGTCGACGCCAGCGTCGGCACGTACGTGGGGGTGCAGAACGGCCTCGTGATGGGCACGATCGGCGTCTGCGGCAGCGCCGAGCAGCGCGCCGAATGGCTACCCAAATTCGCCTCTGGCGAGGTCGTCGGCGCATTCGGCCTGACCGAGCCACTGTCGGGCAGCGACTCCGCGCAGGGCCTGCGCACGACGGCCCGCCGGGACGGTGAGCAGTGGGTGCTGAACGGCGCCAAACGCTGGATCGGCAACGCCACCTTCAATGACGTGACAATCATTTGGGCGAAGGATGTCGCGGACGACCAGGTCAAGGGCTTCCTGGTCGACACCGGCAGTGAGGGTTACACGGCCACGAAGATCAAGAACAAGCAGAGCCTGCGGATCGTGCAGAACGCCGACATCACCCTCGAGAACGTGGTGGTGCCCGAGACGATGCGGCTGCAGAAGGCGAACTCGTTCAAGGACACCGCGAGCGTGCTGCGGCTTACCCGCGCCGACGTTGCCTGGGCCGCGGTCGGCAACGCCATCGGCGCCTACGAGGCGGCGGTTCGCTACGCCGGCGACCGGGAGCAGTTCGGCCGGCCGATCGGCGGCCACCAACTCGTGCAAGACCTGCTGGTGAAGAGCCTCGGCAACATCACCGCGTCGCTGGCGCTCGTCGTGCAGGTCTCCCGGATGCTGGATGAGGGCACCCAGCGGGACGAGCACTCGGCGCTGGCCAAGGCGTTCACCACCGCGCGGATGCGCGAGACCGTGGCCTGGTGCCGGGAGCTGTTCGGCGGCAACGGCATCGTCACCGACTACGACGTGATTCGGCATTTCGCGGATGCCGAGTCGCTCTACTCCTATGAGGGAACCCGCGAGATGAACACCCTGATCGTCGGCCGCAGCATCACCGGCCAGGCCGCCTTCGTGTAA
- a CDS encoding ribbon-helix-helix protein, CopG family yields MAFTLRLTPAQDRALEGLAKRLGVSKNEAAKQAILLAANDGTSHPRLVKAAAQGVIERDANLLQRLADA; encoded by the coding sequence ATGGCATTCACCTTGCGGCTCACCCCCGCGCAGGACCGCGCGCTTGAGGGCCTCGCGAAGCGTCTCGGTGTCAGCAAGAACGAGGCCGCCAAGCAGGCGATCCTGCTGGCCGCCAACGACGGCACCAGTCATCCGCGGCTGGTGAAGGCGGCGGCGCAGGGCGTGATCGAGCGCGACGCGAACCTGCTGCAGCGGCTGGCCGACGCATGA
- a CDS encoding type II toxin-antitoxin system death-on-curing family toxin — translation MTVYLSAADVAQVIELVMSEPLDASLNDVGLLAGAVARPRAVRDQMDVYPTLPLKAAALLESLARSNALVDGNKRTAWVATNVFLELNHHRTTFTENEAFILVQEVAHGHVRLHDTAERIAARLEAF, via the coding sequence ATGACGGTCTATCTGAGCGCAGCGGATGTCGCGCAGGTAATCGAACTCGTGATGAGCGAACCGCTCGATGCCTCCCTGAACGACGTTGGCCTGCTGGCCGGCGCCGTCGCCCGTCCGCGAGCCGTGCGCGACCAGATGGACGTCTACCCCACCCTGCCGCTGAAGGCGGCGGCTCTGCTGGAGTCGCTCGCGCGCAGCAACGCCCTGGTCGACGGCAACAAGCGCACCGCCTGGGTGGCGACCAATGTATTCCTCGAGCTGAACCACCACCGCACCACGTTCACCGAGAACGAGGCGTTCATCCTGGTTCAGGAGGTCGCCCACGGTCACGTGAGGCTGCACGACACCGCCGAGCGCATCGCGGCGCGGCTGGAAGCGTTCTAG
- the galE gene encoding UDP-glucose 4-epimerase GalE: MNWLVTGGAGYIGAHIVRALGDAGIPSVVIDDLSTGHEAFVPAHVPFVRGSILDDALLAQTFADHSITGVIHVAGFKYAGVSVQRPLHTYRQNVSGTLALLAAMDAAGVDRMVFSSSAAVYGTPDTDLVTERTPTTPQSPYGETKLIGEWLLRDHETATGLRHTSLRYFNVVGSGDPAIYDTSPHNLFPLVFDGLVAGRTPRINGADYPTPDGTNVRDYIHVADLALAHVAAARRLDAGLPVEPAYNLGSGDGVSVKEIMSVVAEVTDIPFTPEIASRRAGDPARIVADGALAARDLDWRMRHSLRDMVESAWAARAAHR, translated from the coding sequence ATGAACTGGTTGGTCACGGGCGGAGCTGGATACATCGGGGCGCACATTGTGCGCGCATTGGGGGATGCCGGAATCCCCAGCGTCGTCATCGACGACTTGTCGACCGGGCATGAGGCCTTCGTGCCAGCGCACGTGCCTTTCGTCAGGGGTTCGATCCTCGACGACGCACTGCTGGCGCAGACCTTCGCCGATCACTCGATCACGGGCGTCATCCACGTGGCGGGGTTCAAGTACGCCGGCGTGAGCGTTCAGCGTCCGCTGCACACCTACCGGCAGAACGTCTCGGGCACGCTGGCCCTGCTCGCCGCGATGGACGCGGCCGGCGTTGACCGCATGGTGTTCTCCTCGAGCGCCGCCGTTTACGGCACCCCCGACACCGACCTGGTCACCGAACGGACCCCGACCACGCCGCAATCGCCATACGGCGAAACCAAGCTGATCGGGGAATGGCTGCTGCGCGACCACGAGACCGCGACGGGGCTGCGGCACACGTCGCTGCGCTACTTCAACGTGGTCGGCTCCGGCGACCCCGCGATCTACGACACCAGCCCGCACAACCTGTTCCCCCTGGTGTTCGACGGGCTGGTCGCCGGGCGCACGCCCCGGATCAACGGCGCGGACTATCCCACCCCCGATGGCACGAACGTGCGCGACTACATCCACGTGGCAGATCTGGCCCTCGCGCACGTCGCCGCGGCCAGGCGGCTAGACGCCGGGCTACCGGTCGAGCCGGCATACAACCTGGGCAGCGGTGACGGCGTCTCGGTGAAAGAGATCATGAGCGTTGTCGCTGAGGTCACCGACATCCCGTTCACGCCCGAAATCGCCTCGCGACGCGCCGGCGATCCCGCTCGCATTGTCGCGGATGGCGCGCTCGCCGCGCGTGATTTGGACTGGCGGATGCGCCACTCCCTCCGCGACATGGTCGAAAGCGCCTGGGCCGCCCGCGCCGCCCACCGGTGA
- a CDS encoding WhiB family transcriptional regulator, whose amino-acid sequence MAHGGYNNTVPDDWFVDPVRLGVPGVRQAIDDNPLAWQADSLCAQTDPEAFFPEKGGSTRDAKKICGSCEVRSQCLEYALSNDERFGIWGGLSERERRKLRKQAG is encoded by the coding sequence ATGGCGCATGGCGGGTATAACAACACTGTTCCCGATGACTGGTTCGTCGACCCGGTCCGGCTGGGGGTTCCCGGAGTCCGACAGGCGATCGACGACAACCCGCTCGCCTGGCAGGCAGACTCGCTCTGCGCGCAGACCGATCCCGAGGCCTTCTTCCCGGAAAAAGGCGGATCGACCCGCGACGCCAAGAAGATCTGCGGCTCCTGCGAAGTGCGCTCCCAGTGCCTGGAATACGCGCTGTCGAACGACGAGCGCTTCGGCATCTGGGGCGGACTCTCCGAGCGCGAACGCCGCAAGCTGCGCAAGCAGGCGGGCTAG
- a CDS encoding O-antigen ligase: MTEARDIRVVAAGFLFFVGIGGAGIRNALGWWGWGAAIAAATVITIVWLVRERPRPRLPYSLIAWLALSALSLIWSAYPLSTLMGVGAQWLAVLFAIPMAATLSRAQLSIALGAALRWILGLSFLFELIVSWFVRHPVAPLWLGIDWEDSLKMHQWSRNVLFVDGKIQGIVGNSTALATVAAVAVIVFAIQMVDQWNPRGKRTWNTGWLVIAVGVVLMTRSAGVLVALLAAAAVLLLVLALRAATTRRMRITIAAVAIAAAAAALIAVTFFSEQLLGLLGKDSTLTNRTEIWDIVIGVADDRPVLGWGWVSYWTPWTEPFTDLVTINGVVQTHAHNAWLDVWLQLGIVGLVVFAVFIIRTLIRAWFAAVDRRRLSRTIEAPYDATSLLPLLVLTLLLVQTASESHLLVEGWWLVLATLAIKLKTDALRDPARL; encoded by the coding sequence ATGACCGAGGCCCGCGACATCCGTGTTGTCGCCGCCGGTTTCCTGTTCTTCGTCGGTATCGGCGGAGCCGGAATCCGCAATGCGCTCGGCTGGTGGGGCTGGGGCGCCGCCATCGCCGCCGCCACCGTGATCACCATTGTCTGGCTGGTGCGCGAGCGCCCGCGGCCGCGGTTGCCGTACTCGCTGATCGCCTGGCTCGCCCTGTCGGCGTTGAGCCTGATCTGGTCGGCGTATCCGCTCTCCACCCTGATGGGTGTCGGCGCCCAGTGGCTCGCGGTACTGTTCGCGATCCCGATGGCCGCCACCCTCAGCCGCGCGCAGCTGAGCATCGCACTCGGCGCCGCCCTGCGCTGGATCCTCGGCCTCTCCTTCCTGTTCGAATTGATCGTGTCGTGGTTCGTGCGACATCCGGTCGCCCCGCTCTGGCTCGGCATCGACTGGGAAGACTCCCTCAAGATGCACCAGTGGTCGCGCAACGTGCTGTTCGTCGACGGCAAGATCCAAGGCATCGTCGGCAATTCGACGGCGCTGGCCACCGTTGCCGCGGTCGCTGTGATCGTGTTCGCGATCCAGATGGTGGACCAGTGGAACCCGCGCGGCAAGCGCACCTGGAACACCGGATGGCTCGTGATCGCCGTCGGCGTCGTGCTGATGACCCGATCGGCCGGCGTGCTTGTGGCGTTGCTGGCCGCTGCTGCCGTGCTGCTGCTCGTGCTGGCCCTACGCGCCGCGACCACACGGCGGATGCGCATCACCATTGCCGCGGTCGCCATCGCCGCGGCCGCCGCCGCGCTCATCGCCGTCACGTTCTTCTCCGAGCAGCTGCTCGGCCTGCTCGGCAAGGACTCCACCCTCACCAACCGCACCGAGATCTGGGACATCGTGATCGGCGTCGCTGACGACCGGCCGGTGCTCGGCTGGGGCTGGGTCAGCTACTGGACACCCTGGACCGAGCCGTTCACCGACCTGGTCACCATCAACGGCGTGGTGCAGACCCACGCCCACAACGCCTGGCTCGACGTCTGGCTGCAGCTCGGCATCGTCGGGCTGGTCGTGTTCGCCGTGTTCATCATCCGCACCCTGATCCGCGCCTGGTTCGCCGCGGTCGACCGGCGGCGGCTGTCCCGCACGATCGAGGCGCCGTACGACGCGACATCCCTGCTCCCGCTGCTGGTGCTCACGCTGCTGCTGGTGCAGACCGCGTCGGAGAGCCACCTGCTGGTGGAGGGTTGGTGGCTGGTGCTCGCCACGCTGGCGATCAAACTGAAGACCGACGCGCTGCGCGATCCGGCGCGACTCTAG
- a CDS encoding GlxA family transcriptional regulator, with protein sequence MLRKVVLLALPGVAPFEFGVVCEVFGVDRGDSGGPTFDFTIATADPGPVRTSMGVDIVIPTGLDVAADADLIAVPAHQIDGVDDRYLEVIRQAEARGAWVLSVCSGAFVLAQAGVLNGRRASTHWMYTDRLAAEYPETSVDPDVLFVEDRRVITSAGTAAGIDACLHLVRKELGAAAANVIARRMVVPPQRDGGQSQYIATPVQECTDDSLSAVADWAIAHLDEDLTVDDLARHALMSSRTFARRFRADMGTTPAAWLNRQRTIRAQQLLEQTEESLELIAQRTGFGSASVMRHHFVRTLQTTPTAYRRTFAHTLVG encoded by the coding sequence ATGCTGCGCAAGGTCGTGTTACTCGCCCTCCCCGGGGTCGCCCCGTTCGAATTCGGCGTCGTCTGTGAGGTGTTCGGCGTCGACCGCGGCGACAGCGGCGGCCCCACCTTCGACTTCACCATCGCGACCGCGGACCCCGGCCCGGTGCGCACGAGCATGGGCGTCGACATAGTAATTCCCACTGGTTTGGATGTCGCAGCGGATGCCGACCTGATCGCGGTGCCCGCGCACCAGATCGACGGCGTTGACGACCGCTACCTCGAGGTGATCCGGCAGGCGGAAGCCCGTGGCGCCTGGGTGTTGAGCGTCTGCAGCGGCGCCTTCGTGCTGGCCCAGGCCGGCGTGCTGAACGGCCGGCGCGCCTCCACGCACTGGATGTACACCGACCGGCTGGCGGCGGAGTATCCCGAGACCAGCGTCGACCCCGACGTGCTGTTCGTCGAAGACCGGCGCGTGATCACCAGCGCCGGCACGGCGGCGGGCATCGACGCGTGCCTGCACCTGGTGCGCAAGGAACTCGGCGCGGCCGCCGCCAACGTGATCGCCCGCCGCATGGTGGTGCCGCCGCAGCGCGACGGCGGGCAGTCGCAGTACATCGCGACACCTGTGCAGGAATGCACGGACGACTCGCTCTCCGCGGTCGCGGACTGGGCCATCGCGCACCTGGACGAAGACCTTACCGTCGACGACCTGGCCCGGCACGCCCTGATGTCGTCGCGCACCTTCGCGCGGCGGTTCCGGGCCGATATGGGCACCACCCCGGCCGCCTGGCTGAACCGGCAGCGCACCATTCGCGCCCAGCAGCTGCTCGAGCAGACCGAGGAGTCGCTGGAGCTGATCGCGCAGCGCACTGGCTTCGGCAGCGCCTCGGTGATGCGGCACCATTTCGTGCGCACCCTGCAGACCACGCCGACCGCGTACCGGCGCACCTTCGCGCACACCCTCGTGGGGTGA
- a CDS encoding class I SAM-dependent methyltransferase has product MPRQGASKRFWNSAARENAAWYIATRFQSENKEFFESGTREVDDFLASAGVGLEASDSVAEIGCGTGRMTRRLAELAGRVIAADVSGEMLQRAAVNLADSPNVELVELSGEGDLPLADGSVTAVFSYITMQHVPTATAQEAYFRSALRVLAPGGWALIQFRRSGVVPRLLDWGGHIMHLAKGRRTLDRAWRGARVRESALLQQATSDVSVQILPFGRRHVWALAKRAD; this is encoded by the coding sequence GTGCCTCGACAAGGAGCCTCCAAGCGTTTCTGGAACAGCGCCGCCCGCGAGAACGCGGCGTGGTACATCGCGACCCGGTTCCAGAGCGAGAACAAGGAGTTCTTCGAGTCAGGCACCCGGGAGGTCGACGACTTCCTCGCCTCCGCAGGCGTCGGGCTGGAAGCCTCAGACTCTGTCGCTGAAATCGGATGCGGCACCGGACGGATGACGCGCCGCCTTGCTGAACTCGCCGGGCGCGTGATTGCTGCCGACGTCAGCGGCGAGATGCTGCAGCGGGCGGCGGTCAACCTGGCGGACTCCCCGAACGTCGAACTCGTCGAGTTGTCGGGGGAGGGCGATCTGCCGCTCGCGGACGGCTCGGTCACCGCGGTGTTCAGCTACATCACCATGCAGCACGTGCCGACCGCGACGGCGCAGGAGGCCTACTTTCGGTCGGCGCTCCGCGTTCTGGCGCCTGGCGGCTGGGCGCTGATCCAGTTCCGGCGCTCCGGTGTGGTGCCGCGGCTGCTCGACTGGGGCGGTCACATCATGCACCTGGCCAAGGGCCGCCGCACGCTTGATCGAGCGTGGCGCGGCGCGCGGGTGCGCGAGAGCGCGCTGCTGCAGCAGGCGACATCCGATGTATCAGTTCAGATCCTGCCCTTTGGGCGTCGACACGTCTGGGCGCTGGCCAAGAGGGCCGACTAG
- the manA gene encoding mannose-6-phosphate isomerase, class I, whose translation MFVAITNDPRPYAWGSHTAIAEALGREASGNPEAELWLGTHPGSPSKIAGAPDAATLASRTTLPFLLKLLAADTPLSLQAHPTLVQAALGFAKENAAGVPLNASHRNYKDALHKPELIFALSNTFDALCGFRPLEDSRELITRLRAIDDDESSPLDDLLTRLTDLRKAFEWLLSGGPAVDAVVQRVAELAQATTDDDAAFATVRLLATEYPGDAGIVISLLLNRVTLKRGEVLYLPAGNIHAYLHGLGVELMAASDNVLRGGLTPKHVDVPELLTVLDFSPVPVPYLEPTTSDDTIAVYEPDVPDFVLAHVTGSAKYPLPGAAIVLVTDGTFTVKGARSKQTVSRGEALYVSSDELTLSVHGTGELFIASTHLPESEPELEPSPSV comes from the coding sequence ATGTTTGTAGCCATCACCAATGACCCGCGACCGTACGCATGGGGATCCCACACGGCGATCGCCGAGGCGCTGGGGCGTGAGGCATCCGGAAACCCGGAAGCGGAACTCTGGCTGGGCACGCATCCCGGCTCGCCGAGCAAGATCGCAGGAGCACCGGATGCCGCGACGCTCGCCAGCCGCACCACGCTGCCGTTCTTGCTCAAACTGCTCGCCGCGGACACCCCACTCTCGCTGCAGGCGCACCCCACCCTGGTGCAGGCCGCGCTCGGCTTCGCGAAGGAAAACGCCGCGGGCGTGCCGCTGAATGCGTCGCACCGTAACTACAAGGACGCGCTGCACAAGCCTGAGCTGATCTTCGCGCTGAGCAACACGTTCGACGCCCTCTGCGGGTTCCGGCCGCTGGAGGACAGCCGAGAGCTGATCACGCGCCTGCGGGCGATCGACGACGACGAGTCATCGCCACTGGACGACCTGCTGACCAGGCTGACCGATCTGCGCAAGGCATTCGAATGGCTGCTCAGCGGCGGTCCCGCCGTCGACGCCGTCGTGCAGCGGGTCGCCGAGCTGGCCCAGGCCACCACCGACGACGATGCCGCGTTCGCCACCGTGCGGTTGCTCGCCACTGAGTACCCAGGCGACGCCGGGATCGTGATCTCGCTGCTGCTGAACCGGGTCACCCTGAAGCGCGGCGAGGTGCTCTACCTGCCGGCCGGCAACATTCACGCCTACCTGCACGGGCTGGGCGTCGAGCTGATGGCGGCCTCCGACAACGTGCTGCGCGGCGGTCTCACCCCCAAGCACGTGGATGTGCCGGAGTTGCTCACGGTGCTCGACTTCTCGCCGGTTCCGGTGCCGTACCTGGAGCCGACGACATCCGACGACACCATCGCGGTCTACGAGCCCGACGTGCCCGACTTCGTGCTTGCGCACGTCACCGGGTCGGCGAAGTACCCGCTGCCGGGTGCGGCGATCGTGCTGGTCACCGACGGCACGTTCACCGTCAAGGGCGCCCGGTCGAAGCAGACGGTGTCGCGCGGTGAGGCGCTCTACGTGTCATCCGACGAGCTGACGCTTTCGGTGCACGGAACCGGGGAACTGTTCATCGCGTCGACCCACCTGCCCGAGTCGGAGCCGGAACTGGAGCCCTCGCCGAGCGTGTAG